In one Mycobacteroides chelonae genomic region, the following are encoded:
- a CDS encoding DivIVA domain-containing protein: MPLTPADVHNVAFSKPPIGKRGYNEDEVDAFLDLVENELARLIEENSDLRQRVQELDQELVEARKGGGAAPVYEAPKPEKKPEPAKPEPTPAPVVAAAPVAASTEEHHVRAAKILGLAQDTADRLTGNAKSESEKLLADARANADQIVSEARATADKTVTEARSKAEALLSDAQTRSETQLRQAQEKADALQSDAERKHSEIMGTINQQRTVLEGRLEQLRTFEREYRTRLKTYLESQLEELGQRGSAAPVDAGASNENASKEAGFGQFNRGNNY, from the coding sequence ATGCCGCTTACACCAGCTGATGTACATAACGTCGCGTTCAGTAAGCCACCCATCGGTAAGCGCGGATACAACGAGGACGAGGTTGACGCCTTCCTCGACCTGGTGGAGAACGAGCTGGCCCGCCTGATCGAGGAGAACTCGGATCTGCGTCAGCGGGTTCAGGAGCTGGACCAGGAGCTGGTCGAGGCCCGCAAGGGTGGCGGCGCCGCCCCCGTCTACGAGGCGCCCAAGCCCGAGAAGAAGCCGGAGCCCGCTAAGCCCGAGCCCACGCCGGCGCCGGTTGTGGCCGCCGCTCCCGTCGCGGCGTCGACAGAGGAGCACCATGTCCGCGCGGCCAAGATCTTGGGTCTGGCGCAGGACACCGCGGACCGTCTGACCGGGAACGCCAAGTCCGAGTCGGAAAAGCTGCTCGCCGATGCTCGCGCAAATGCGGACCAGATTGTCAGCGAGGCCCGCGCCACCGCCGATAAGACGGTCACCGAGGCACGGTCCAAGGCCGAGGCGCTACTCTCGGATGCCCAGACCCGTTCCGAGACCCAGCTGCGCCAGGCGCAGGAGAAGGCCGATGCCCTGCAATCCGATGCCGAGCGCAAGCACTCGGAGATCATGGGCACCATCAATCAGCAGCGCACGGTGCTGGAAGGTCGTCTGGAGCAGTTGCGTACATTCGAGCGCGAGTACCGCACCCGGCTCAAGACCTACCTGGAGTCTCAGCTCGAGGAGCTTGGCCAGCGCGGTTCGGCAGCACCCGTCGATGCGGGCGCCTCGAATGAAAACGCATCCAAGGAAGCCGGTTTCGGCCAGTTCAACCGTGGGAACAACTACTGA
- a CDS encoding M15 family metallopeptidase, which yields MSRSAAVGAAIAATLTLSACHAAEPAAGGHSDAVASIVLVTAQTTVPQPPSSGTLGEEPDGGALSAPVSPFDTTSLAVIRLDPPLLRAVQDAATSAAVDGVTLVITSGWRSRAFQQQLLDDAVQTYGSLAVARQWVATPDESHHVQGKAVDIGPASAYGWMLAHSTQFGLCQVFANEKWHYELTADAEGQCPPLRTNAAG from the coding sequence ATGTCGCGTAGCGCTGCCGTGGGCGCGGCCATCGCCGCGACCCTCACCCTGTCGGCATGCCACGCCGCCGAGCCCGCTGCGGGTGGCCACTCGGATGCGGTGGCCAGCATTGTCCTAGTGACGGCCCAGACGACCGTCCCGCAGCCTCCTTCGTCCGGCACGCTCGGCGAAGAGCCGGACGGGGGAGCATTGTCCGCTCCGGTAAGCCCATTCGACACCACGTCGCTAGCGGTCATCAGGCTGGACCCTCCGCTGCTGCGCGCTGTCCAAGATGCCGCCACCAGCGCGGCGGTCGACGGTGTGACACTTGTGATCACGTCGGGCTGGCGGTCGCGGGCTTTCCAGCAGCAGTTACTCGATGACGCGGTACAGACATACGGAAGCCTGGCGGTGGCACGGCAGTGGGTGGCCACTCCCGACGAATCGCATCATGTGCAGGGCAAGGCCGTCGATATCGGCCCCGCGTCGGCCTACGGGTGGATGCTGGCGCACAGCACGCAATTCGGCCTGTGCCAGGTCTTCGCCAACGAGAAGTGGCACTACGAGCTCACCGCGGATGCCGAAGGGCAATGCCCGCCGCTGCGTACCAACGCGGCAGGCTGA